A genomic window from Brevibacillus agri includes:
- a CDS encoding NAD(P)-dependent oxidoreductase has product MKLLLFGATGRVGSHILRHALADGHEATILVRSADKLPQPLPENVRVLTGNVLNEQDVKLAMQGVDAVISALGTDGTTTLSEGMPLILHAMKQEGVSRIVTVGTAGILQSRVSPDLLRYQSSESRQKLTRAAEEHHKAYLLLQQSGLDWTIVCPTYLPDGSYTGNYRVEADYLPADGMQISVPDTAEFTYRQLGSSDYLRVRVGIAY; this is encoded by the coding sequence ATGAAGCTTTTGCTTTTCGGCGCCACCGGCCGCGTCGGCAGCCATATTTTACGGCACGCGCTGGCAGATGGCCATGAAGCTACGATTTTGGTGCGCTCTGCGGACAAGCTCCCCCAGCCTTTGCCCGAAAACGTGCGCGTGCTTACGGGAAACGTCTTGAATGAACAGGACGTCAAACTGGCGATGCAGGGCGTCGATGCCGTTATCAGCGCCCTTGGCACAGATGGCACGACCACACTGTCGGAGGGCATGCCGCTCATCCTGCATGCCATGAAGCAGGAAGGCGTCTCCCGAATTGTCACAGTAGGCACAGCGGGAATTTTGCAAAGCAGAGTCTCCCCCGATTTGCTCCGCTACCAGTCCAGCGAATCGCGGCAAAAGCTGACCAGGGCCGCCGAGGAGCACCACAAGGCGTACTTGCTCCTGCAACAATCCGGACTGGACTGGACGATTGTGTGCCCGACCTATTTGCCTGACGGCAGCTACACAGGCAATTACCGGGTCGAGGCCGATTACTTGCCTGCAGATGGCATGCAAATTTCCGTTCCCGATACGGCGGAGTTTACGTACAGGCAGCTCGGCAGTTCTGATTATTTGCGTGTACGGGTAGGGATTGCTTATTAG
- the rplI gene encoding 50S ribosomal protein L9: protein MKVIFLQDVKGQGKKGEIKDLSEGYVRNFLLPRKLAKEATDSNIKTLDAQKRSEEKRKEQEKLEAQALGAKLSELTVKVTGKAGEGGRLFGAISSKQVAQALEEQFKIKLDKRKLEMDAIRALGVTQIKVKLHNEVTATLKVHVVEE, encoded by the coding sequence ATGAAAGTCATTTTTCTTCAAGATGTAAAAGGCCAAGGCAAAAAAGGCGAAATCAAAGACCTGTCTGAAGGCTACGTACGCAACTTCCTGCTGCCGCGCAAGCTGGCGAAGGAAGCTACAGATAGCAACATAAAAACGCTGGATGCGCAAAAGCGCAGCGAAGAGAAGCGCAAGGAGCAGGAAAAGCTGGAAGCACAAGCGCTGGGCGCGAAGCTGAGCGAGCTGACAGTAAAAGTAACAGGAAAAGCCGGCGAGGGCGGACGACTGTTTGGCGCAATTTCGAGCAAACAAGTGGCACAAGCGCTGGAAGAGCAGTTCAAAATCAAGCTGGACAAACGCAAGCTGGAGATGGACGCCATCCGCGCGCTTGGCGTAACGCAAATCAAAGTCAAGCTGCACAACGAAGTAACTGCGACACTCAAAGTTCACGTGGTAGAAGAATAA
- a CDS encoding DUF2232 domain-containing protein translates to MAENALMLGIALVLLFLSTYTVLGALVSFLLPLPFIFLAVSRNVSIMVWISVVYTFLGWIIAGPIAAAIALSGAVWGSAMGIVYAKRGKALPAIVAGAGVVFLSTVFGLAFMAFGMNLNFQTMLEQTAQMRPSFVTKEQFDQTVALIKMVLPTSIVMFSFISSAITHGLASLIGKRIKKPIPALKPIREWSFPRSLLYYYFLAMISILVFGGSMQGTFWETAIMNVKVMLDGIFTLQGLSFCLFAAYLYGWKRLTPVLVVCLFIFPFLSTILSLVGIFDLGLRLREKLETRVKRG, encoded by the coding sequence TTGGCTGAAAATGCCCTGATGCTGGGTATTGCACTGGTACTGTTGTTCCTTAGTACATATACCGTACTGGGAGCACTGGTCAGTTTCCTTTTACCGCTGCCGTTTATTTTCCTGGCCGTAAGCCGCAACGTGTCGATTATGGTGTGGATCTCTGTCGTGTACACGTTCCTTGGCTGGATCATCGCAGGACCGATCGCTGCTGCGATCGCCTTGAGCGGAGCGGTTTGGGGCTCTGCCATGGGAATTGTTTATGCGAAAAGAGGGAAGGCACTTCCGGCGATTGTAGCCGGAGCTGGTGTTGTGTTTCTCAGCACCGTTTTCGGGCTTGCCTTCATGGCATTTGGAATGAACCTGAATTTCCAGACCATGCTGGAACAGACCGCTCAAATGCGCCCTTCCTTCGTGACAAAAGAGCAATTTGACCAGACGGTTGCTCTTATCAAAATGGTGCTGCCTACGAGCATCGTGATGTTCAGCTTTATCTCCAGCGCGATCACACATGGATTGGCCAGCCTGATTGGAAAACGGATCAAAAAGCCGATTCCGGCGTTGAAGCCAATCCGGGAGTGGAGTTTCCCGCGATCTTTGCTGTACTATTATTTCCTCGCCATGATTAGCATTCTGGTGTTTGGCGGCAGCATGCAGGGAACGTTCTGGGAGACCGCCATCATGAACGTAAAAGTCATGCTGGACGGGATTTTTACACTCCAAGGTTTGAGCTTCTGCCTGTTTGCAGCGTACCTGTACGGGTGGAAGAGATTGACTCCAGTGCTTGTTGTCTGTCTATTTATTTTTCCGTTCTTAAGCACTATACTTAGTCTGGTAGGGATATTTGACTTAGGGCTTCGTTTGCGTGAAAAACTGGAAACAAGAGTGAAGAGGGGCTGA
- a CDS encoding Ig-like domain-containing protein yields MSARRLWMQWIAVLGMLLAFSQAAWAKDASNWKISVSPTDKATEVAADAVITLTFSGTVRLANSRDITDKSLLSIVQLGDEKKKKVPFTAKWNKTARSIVIDPVGNLEAGKAYRVTLPAKKLKDARGELNPELSAAFTTKKPVDNIAPQAIILPGHGAKQVKLEEKVTLQFAEEVTLASGGALSSKTAAGLVRLTDEKGQAVPHTVTWNKSKRMLSIKPKGKWQPHTSYQVSLAGGLLQDQAGNVNKSQWSSFTSGAK; encoded by the coding sequence ATGAGTGCCAGACGGTTGTGGATGCAATGGATCGCTGTGCTGGGGATGCTGCTTGCGTTTTCACAGGCGGCATGGGCGAAGGACGCAAGCAACTGGAAGATAAGCGTCTCGCCGACGGACAAAGCGACAGAGGTAGCAGCAGACGCTGTCATTACGCTGACGTTTTCCGGGACGGTCCGTTTGGCAAATTCGCGTGACATCACGGACAAGTCGTTGCTGTCCATCGTGCAGCTTGGGGACGAAAAGAAAAAGAAAGTCCCGTTCACAGCCAAGTGGAACAAGACAGCGAGAAGCATCGTGATCGACCCTGTGGGTAACCTGGAGGCGGGAAAAGCGTATCGCGTCACACTGCCCGCCAAAAAGCTGAAGGATGCGCGAGGGGAGCTGAACCCGGAGCTGTCCGCTGCGTTCACGACAAAAAAGCCCGTGGATAACATTGCTCCGCAGGCGATTATTTTGCCTGGTCATGGCGCCAAGCAGGTGAAGCTGGAGGAGAAAGTGACGCTGCAGTTTGCGGAGGAAGTGACTCTGGCAAGCGGAGGAGCACTCTCCAGCAAAACGGCGGCAGGACTTGTGCGCTTGACAGATGAAAAAGGCCAGGCTGTCCCGCATACCGTCACCTGGAACAAGAGCAAGCGAATGCTGTCGATCAAGCCAAAAGGAAAATGGCAGCCGCATACGAGCTATCAGGTCAGTCTCGCTGGCGGCCTGCTGCAAGATCAGGCGGGCAATGTGAATAAGTCACAATGGTCGAGTTTCACGAGTGGCGCGAAGTAA
- the dnaB gene encoding replicative DNA helicase, translated as MSDLFLDRVPPQNKEAEQSVLGAVFLSKEALITAIEILRPEDFYKTAHQRIFQTMVDLYEKGEPVDLVTVTAELQDHKLLDEVGGVTYLTEIASSVPTAANIEYYAKIVEEKALLRRLIHTATKIANDGYSREDDVTEIIADAEKYIMEIGQNRNSGGFTPIRDALLETYERIEFLSQRRGDITGIPSGYTDLDKMTAGFQRSDLIILAARPSVGKTAFALNVAQNVAARAGETVAIFSLEMGASQLVQRMICAEGNLDASRMRSGTLEEDDWQKLTMAIGTLAKAPIFIDDTPGVTVQDIRAKCRRLQAERGLGMILIDYLQLIHGRGKGDNRQQEVSEISRTLKGIARELNVPVIALSQLSRGVEQRQDKRPMMSDIRESGSIEQDADIVAFLYRDDYYDKETENKNVIEVIIAKQRNGPTGTVELAFLKEFNKFVSLDQRFRNQAG; from the coding sequence GTGAGCGACCTGTTTTTGGATCGTGTGCCGCCGCAGAACAAGGAAGCGGAACAATCAGTGCTGGGTGCCGTGTTCTTGTCTAAGGAAGCTTTAATCACGGCCATTGAGATTCTCCGTCCGGAGGATTTTTACAAGACAGCGCATCAGCGCATCTTTCAAACCATGGTGGACCTGTACGAAAAGGGCGAGCCAGTCGATCTGGTTACCGTAACCGCTGAGCTGCAGGACCACAAGCTGTTAGACGAAGTCGGCGGCGTCACGTATTTGACCGAAATCGCCAGCTCGGTTCCGACCGCGGCCAATATCGAATACTACGCCAAAATTGTAGAAGAAAAAGCGCTGCTACGGCGCTTGATTCATACGGCAACAAAAATTGCGAACGACGGTTACTCCCGCGAGGACGACGTAACGGAGATCATTGCGGATGCCGAGAAGTACATCATGGAGATCGGGCAAAACCGCAACAGCGGCGGTTTTACGCCAATCCGAGACGCGCTTCTGGAAACGTATGAACGGATCGAGTTTTTGAGTCAACGGCGTGGAGACATTACCGGGATTCCTTCCGGATATACCGATTTGGATAAAATGACCGCCGGATTTCAGCGCAGTGACCTCATCATTCTGGCAGCCCGTCCCTCTGTCGGGAAGACGGCTTTTGCCTTGAATGTCGCGCAAAACGTCGCTGCACGAGCTGGAGAGACTGTCGCCATCTTCTCTCTGGAGATGGGCGCTTCCCAGTTGGTACAGCGTATGATCTGTGCCGAGGGCAATCTGGACGCCTCGCGGATGCGTTCCGGTACGCTGGAGGAAGACGACTGGCAGAAGCTGACGATGGCGATTGGTACGTTGGCGAAGGCACCGATTTTTATTGATGATACGCCAGGCGTAACCGTGCAGGACATTCGCGCAAAATGCCGCAGATTGCAGGCTGAACGCGGCCTGGGCATGATTCTCATCGACTACCTGCAATTGATTCACGGCCGCGGCAAGGGAGACAACCGCCAGCAGGAAGTATCGGAAATCTCCCGTACGCTCAAAGGAATCGCCCGTGAGCTGAATGTTCCCGTAATCGCTTTGTCCCAGTTGAGCCGTGGCGTAGAGCAGCGGCAGGACAAGCGCCCGATGATGTCCGACATCCGCGAGTCCGGTTCGATCGAGCAGGACGCCGATATCGTTGCGTTCCTGTACCGTGATGACTACTACGACAAGGAAACGGAAAACAAAAACGTCATCGAGGTCATCATCGCCAAACAGCGAAACGGCCCGACCGGGACGGTAGAGCTGGCATTCCTCAAAGAATTTAACAAATTCGTAAGCTTGGATCAGCGCTTTCGAAATCAGGCTGGATAA
- a CDS encoding DHH family phosphoesterase, giving the protein MPKFLLKRWYGMHMVLALSFSLLLLGILTLHHWMYGAIGIVCLIGLVLYALQAEKGFQRDLRLYLATVTHRVKKAGEGVIQELPIGILLYNEEKAIEWVNPFMTHMSGDESMIGKSLQEVFPQLVWKPEQKRLEFTYNERVYEVMVRSDERLLYFKDITDFKELTTRYHREKAALAIIHLDNLDEVGQVMDDQSRTLLSTSVAGVITEWANKHGIYLRRITADKFLALMEREALDKLEETRFDILDVVREMTADNKIPITLSIGVGAAATTYIELGQMAQSSLDIALGRGGDQCAIKIGNKLTFYGGKSNAVEKRTRVRARVIAHALRDLIHEAEHVIVMGHKQPDMDSIGASLGVLKAVQLHNKAAYIVMDEGNNSVERLMREIYANEELAETFITPEQAIRLVTGRTLLVVVDTHRPSLVIEPKLLGETSRIVVIDHHRRSEEFIEPVLLYLEPYASSTSELVTELLQYQSERLNIDNLIATALLAGIVVDTKSFAFRTGSRTFEAASFLRRNGADTAAVQRLLKEDLTQYVKRARIIMNTETYRDNMAIAIGDPTENYTQVQVAQAAEQLLTLSGIQASFVIAERGDDTILISGRSLGDINVQAIMELLGGGGHLTGAATQIQGISVKEATRRLKEAIDSVV; this is encoded by the coding sequence ATGCCCAAATTCCTGTTAAAGCGTTGGTACGGGATGCACATGGTCCTGGCACTCAGCTTTAGCTTGCTGTTGTTGGGGATTTTGACCCTGCACCATTGGATGTACGGGGCGATCGGCATTGTTTGCTTGATTGGCCTGGTTCTATACGCCCTTCAAGCAGAAAAAGGATTTCAGCGGGACTTGCGCCTGTATTTGGCGACAGTCACTCACCGCGTGAAAAAAGCCGGAGAAGGCGTTATTCAGGAGCTGCCGATCGGAATTCTCTTATACAACGAGGAAAAGGCAATCGAGTGGGTCAACCCGTTCATGACACATATGTCCGGGGATGAGTCGATGATCGGGAAGAGCCTTCAAGAGGTATTCCCCCAACTCGTGTGGAAGCCGGAACAAAAACGGCTCGAATTTACTTACAATGAGCGGGTTTACGAAGTCATGGTTCGGTCCGATGAGCGTCTTTTGTATTTCAAGGACATTACGGACTTCAAAGAATTGACGACGCGTTACCATCGCGAAAAGGCTGCTCTCGCCATTATTCACCTCGACAACCTGGACGAGGTTGGACAAGTCATGGACGATCAGAGCCGTACGCTTTTGTCGACAAGCGTGGCTGGTGTGATTACAGAGTGGGCCAACAAACATGGCATATACCTTCGCCGAATCACGGCTGACAAATTTTTGGCGCTGATGGAACGGGAAGCCCTTGATAAATTGGAAGAAACGCGTTTTGACATTCTCGATGTGGTTCGGGAAATGACGGCTGACAACAAAATTCCGATTACGCTCAGTATCGGGGTTGGGGCAGCGGCGACGACGTACATCGAGCTGGGGCAAATGGCCCAATCGAGCTTGGACATTGCGCTGGGCCGCGGTGGCGACCAGTGCGCGATCAAGATCGGTAACAAGCTCACCTTCTACGGTGGCAAATCAAATGCGGTAGAAAAACGGACGCGCGTTCGGGCACGGGTGATCGCCCATGCGCTGCGTGATTTGATCCACGAGGCTGAGCATGTGATCGTAATGGGCCACAAACAGCCAGATATGGACTCCATCGGTGCTTCGCTTGGTGTATTGAAGGCCGTGCAGTTGCACAACAAGGCAGCCTATATCGTCATGGATGAAGGCAACAACTCTGTCGAACGCTTGATGCGGGAGATTTACGCCAATGAGGAATTGGCTGAAACATTTATTACGCCGGAGCAGGCGATCAGACTGGTGACGGGCCGCACGTTGCTCGTGGTTGTCGATACGCACCGTCCTTCGCTGGTCATTGAGCCGAAGTTGCTCGGTGAGACAAGCCGGATCGTCGTCATTGACCACCATCGACGCTCCGAAGAGTTTATCGAGCCGGTTCTGTTGTACCTCGAACCGTATGCGTCTTCGACATCTGAGCTGGTCACAGAGCTTTTGCAATATCAGAGCGAGCGCTTGAATATCGACAATCTGATTGCCACCGCACTGTTGGCAGGGATTGTGGTAGACACGAAAAGCTTTGCGTTCCGTACAGGCTCGCGCACGTTTGAAGCGGCGTCCTTCCTGCGGCGCAACGGGGCCGATACGGCTGCTGTTCAACGTTTGCTGAAGGAAGATTTGACGCAGTATGTGAAGCGGGCACGCATCATTATGAACACGGAAACGTACAGAGATAATATGGCGATTGCCATTGGGGATCCTACCGAGAACTACACGCAAGTCCAGGTGGCCCAGGCGGCCGAGCAGTTGCTTACGCTCTCGGGCATCCAGGCATCTTTTGTCATTGCCGAGCGGGGAGACGATACGATCCTGATTAGCGGACGCTCTTTGGGCGACATCAACGTGCAAGCGATCATGGAGCTCTTGGGCGGTGGCGGACACCTGACAGGAGCCGCCACGCAAATTCAGGGCATTTCCGTGAAGGAAGCGACTCGACGTTTGAAAGAAGCGATTGATTCGGTCGTGTAG
- the ychF gene encoding redox-regulated ATPase YchF, with product MGASCGIVGLPNVGKSTLFNAITQAGAESANYPFCTIDPNVGIVEVPDPRLTKLTEIVVPNKVVPTAFEFVDIAGLVKGASKGEGLGNQFLGHIREVDAIAHVVRCFEDENITHVAGRVDPLSDIETINLELIFADLDSVERRIDRIARKVKSGDKESKQELDVLEKLKAAFEEGQSARSVELDDEERKWIRDLHLLTIKPMLYVCNVAEDGINDADNNPHVQAVREHAAKEGAEVVVISAKVEAEIAELEGEDKEMFLQELGLAESGLDRLIRAAYKLLGLVTYFTAGVQEVRAWTIRKGTKAPGAAGVIHTDFERGFIRAEVIAYDDLVDAGSVAAARERGKYRLEGKEYVVADGDVMHFRFNV from the coding sequence ATGGGTGCATCTTGCGGTATTGTTGGGCTTCCCAACGTGGGGAAATCAACACTGTTCAATGCCATTACACAAGCGGGTGCGGAGTCGGCGAACTACCCGTTCTGTACGATTGACCCGAACGTGGGGATCGTAGAAGTTCCGGATCCGCGTCTCACAAAGCTGACAGAGATCGTAGTGCCGAACAAAGTCGTTCCGACGGCATTTGAGTTCGTGGACATTGCCGGCCTGGTAAAAGGCGCGAGCAAAGGCGAGGGGCTTGGCAACCAGTTCCTCGGACATATCCGGGAAGTAGACGCGATCGCGCATGTCGTTCGCTGCTTCGAGGATGAAAACATCACGCACGTGGCAGGCCGTGTCGATCCACTGAGCGATATCGAAACGATCAATCTGGAGCTGATTTTTGCCGATCTGGATTCAGTCGAGCGCCGTATCGACCGTATCGCGCGCAAGGTGAAATCCGGCGACAAGGAGTCCAAGCAGGAGTTGGACGTGCTGGAAAAACTGAAGGCTGCATTCGAAGAAGGCCAGTCCGCGCGCAGCGTGGAGTTGGACGACGAAGAGCGCAAATGGATTCGCGACCTGCACCTTTTGACGATCAAGCCGATGCTGTACGTGTGCAACGTGGCAGAGGACGGAATCAATGACGCAGACAACAATCCTCACGTGCAGGCTGTTCGCGAGCATGCGGCGAAGGAAGGAGCAGAGGTCGTTGTCATCAGCGCCAAGGTCGAGGCAGAAATTGCTGAACTGGAAGGCGAAGACAAAGAAATGTTCCTGCAAGAGCTTGGTTTGGCCGAGTCCGGTCTGGACCGCCTGATTCGCGCTGCTTACAAGCTGCTCGGTCTGGTTACCTACTTTACGGCAGGGGTACAGGAAGTGCGCGCGTGGACCATTCGCAAGGGCACAAAGGCTCCAGGTGCGGCAGGCGTGATTCATACCGATTTCGAGCGCGGCTTTATTCGCGCAGAGGTTATTGCTTACGACGACCTGGTAGATGCTGGATCGGTTGCGGCAGCCAGAGAGCGCGGGAAGTACCGTCTTGAAGGGAAAGAGTACGTTGTGGCTGACGGAGATGTCATGCATTTCCGCTTCAATGTTTAG
- a CDS encoding single-stranded DNA-binding protein: MNKVILIGNLTKDPELRYTPNGVAVATFTVAVNRPRTNQAGEREADFINIVAWQKLADLCASYLRKGRQAAIEGRIQTRSYDNKEGKRVYVTEVVAENVQFLGGRGNEGGGDNAGYDPGPGFGGGNKPSGQRNNDFDPFGDPFASAGKPINISDDDLPF, from the coding sequence ATGAATAAAGTTATTCTCATCGGCAACCTGACGAAAGATCCTGAACTTCGCTACACGCCGAATGGCGTTGCCGTTGCTACTTTTACCGTGGCTGTCAATCGTCCTCGCACCAATCAGGCAGGCGAGAGAGAAGCCGATTTCATTAATATTGTCGCTTGGCAAAAACTTGCCGATCTTTGTGCAAGCTACTTGCGCAAAGGAAGACAAGCTGCCATCGAAGGACGCATTCAAACGCGCTCCTACGATAATAAAGAAGGAAAACGCGTATATGTAACAGAGGTCGTTGCGGAGAACGTTCAATTTTTGGGCGGTCGAGGCAATGAAGGCGGCGGAGACAACGCAGGATACGATCCAGGACCAGGATTTGGTGGCGGAAACAAGCCATCCGGTCAGAGAAACAATGACTTTGATCCGTTTGGTGATCCCTTCGCGAGTGCAGGCAAGCCGATCAACATTTCTGATGACGACTTGCCGTTCTAA
- the pepF gene encoding oligoendopeptidase F — MKKQVFASVTALAIAFSAVSVPFIPYSTPAVAFAAEKPNYQTRAEIPDQYKWKLNHIYPTVQDWEKDVVKVEALANAFTKHQGKLGTSAAAMLAAFDDYVDMMRLNDKAYVYANMSLDVNSANSELQKLADRAEKMYTLVSEKTAWLQPEIVAIPDEKMKSLLADKSLAPYKLFIEDMLRTKPHSLSTEMEELLAKSSPLGNAPTNIYSMLSKDVKFPKIKDEQGKEVQLTRANFISYMESKDQRVRRDAFKAYYSALIDFQDSFAQTLAAKVKADNFYAQARNYNSALEASLTPNNIPTKVYDELIDTVNDNLPLLHRYIALKKKMLGVKELHMYDIYVPIVPSDDKYISFEEGKKIVADGLKAMGDDYVKVLAEGLDGGWVDVYSTDDKRTGAYQWGAYDTHPYVLLNYQGTLDDVYTIAHEMGHAMQSYYTNKNQPYISSNYPTFTAEVASTMNETLLFKSMYAQAKTKEEKMYLLNHYLENFRSTLFRQTQFAEFEKAIHDKEQAGESLNAEAIKKIYLDINKKYYGKDMVSDEEIAMEWARVSHFFNYKYYVYQYSTSFAASQALAKQILDEGQPAVDRIRKNFLEAGNSAPPIEVLKAAGVDMSTSKPIEQAMEIFEETLNELEKLVNEK; from the coding sequence TTGAAAAAGCAAGTGTTTGCATCAGTTACAGCTTTGGCTATTGCGTTTTCGGCCGTATCGGTACCATTTATTCCGTACAGCACGCCGGCAGTCGCTTTTGCTGCGGAAAAGCCAAATTATCAGACCCGCGCTGAAATTCCAGACCAATATAAGTGGAAACTGAATCATATTTACCCGACTGTTCAGGATTGGGAAAAAGACGTAGTCAAGGTGGAGGCTTTGGCGAATGCTTTTACCAAGCACCAGGGCAAGCTGGGGACTTCTGCTGCGGCGATGCTCGCTGCTTTCGATGATTACGTGGACATGATGCGGCTCAACGACAAGGCGTATGTGTACGCCAACATGTCGCTGGACGTAAACTCGGCCAACTCTGAGCTGCAGAAGCTGGCAGACCGCGCCGAGAAAATGTACACGCTTGTTTCGGAAAAAACGGCATGGCTCCAGCCAGAAATCGTTGCCATTCCGGATGAGAAAATGAAGAGCTTGCTCGCTGACAAGTCTTTGGCGCCGTACAAGCTTTTCATTGAGGACATGCTGAGAACCAAGCCGCATTCGCTCTCCACAGAGATGGAGGAGCTGCTGGCAAAATCCTCTCCGCTGGGCAATGCGCCAACCAACATTTACAGCATGCTGTCCAAAGATGTGAAGTTCCCGAAAATCAAGGATGAGCAAGGCAAGGAAGTCCAACTGACGCGTGCCAACTTCATTTCGTATATGGAAAGCAAGGACCAGCGTGTGAGAAGGGATGCTTTCAAGGCATACTACAGCGCCTTGATTGACTTCCAGGATTCGTTCGCACAGACACTGGCAGCAAAAGTGAAGGCAGACAATTTCTACGCGCAGGCACGCAACTACAACTCTGCGCTGGAAGCGAGCCTGACGCCGAACAACATCCCGACCAAGGTGTACGATGAGCTGATCGACACGGTCAACGACAACTTGCCGCTGCTGCACCGCTATATTGCCTTGAAGAAAAAAATGCTCGGAGTGAAGGAGCTGCACATGTACGACATCTATGTGCCGATCGTTCCATCCGACGACAAATACATTTCCTTCGAGGAAGGAAAAAAAATCGTCGCCGACGGATTGAAAGCCATGGGCGACGATTACGTGAAAGTGCTGGCGGAAGGACTGGATGGCGGCTGGGTAGATGTCTATTCCACCGACGACAAACGCACCGGCGCTTACCAGTGGGGAGCCTACGATACGCATCCGTACGTGCTTTTGAACTATCAGGGCACGCTCGATGACGTGTACACGATCGCCCACGAGATGGGCCATGCGATGCAGTCGTACTACACGAACAAGAATCAGCCGTACATTTCGTCCAACTATCCGACCTTTACGGCGGAAGTGGCTTCCACGATGAATGAGACGTTGCTGTTCAAGAGCATGTACGCGCAGGCGAAGACGAAGGAAGAGAAAATGTATCTCCTGAACCACTACCTGGAGAACTTCCGCTCGACCTTGTTCCGCCAAACGCAATTTGCCGAGTTTGAAAAAGCCATTCACGACAAGGAGCAGGCAGGAGAATCGCTCAACGCCGAGGCGATCAAAAAAATCTACCTCGACATCAACAAAAAGTACTACGGCAAAGACATGGTTTCCGACGAGGAAATCGCGATGGAGTGGGCGCGCGTTTCCCATTTCTTCAACTATAAGTACTACGTGTACCAATACTCTACGAGCTTTGCGGCGTCCCAGGCGCTGGCGAAACAAATCCTGGATGAAGGACAGCCGGCAGTTGACCGCATCCGCAAAAACTTCCTTGAAGCGGGTAACTCTGCTCCGCCAATCGAGGTGCTGAAGGCAGCGGGCGTAGACATGTCTACATCGAAGCCGATCGAGCAGGCTATGGAGATTTTTGAAGAGACTTTGAATGAGCTGGAAAAACTGGTGAACGAAAAGTAA
- the rpsR gene encoding 30S ribosomal protein S18 produces the protein MARKGRPNKRRKVCFFKVNKIKHIDYKDVDLLKKFISERGKILPRRVTGTSAKYQRALTIAIKRARQVALLPYTAE, from the coding sequence ATGGCACGCAAAGGACGTCCTAATAAGCGTCGTAAAGTATGCTTCTTTAAAGTGAACAAAATCAAGCACATCGACTATAAAGATGTAGACTTGCTCAAAAAATTCATCAGCGAACGCGGCAAAATCTTGCCACGTCGTGTAACTGGTACTTCTGCGAAGTATCAACGTGCTTTGACAATTGCGATCAAACGCGCTCGTCAAGTAGCACTGCTGCCTTACACGGCTGAATAA
- the rpsF gene encoding 30S ribosomal protein S6, which yields MRQYEVMYVLRPDLEEEKVKSNVARYSEIVTNYGGEISKLQEMGKRRLAYEINKFREGYYVLMNFKANADAVAEAERLMKINDDVIRFMFVRDEK from the coding sequence ATGCGTCAATACGAAGTTATGTATGTATTGCGTCCAGACCTTGAAGAAGAGAAAGTAAAATCCAATGTAGCTCGTTACAGTGAAATTGTGACCAACTACGGTGGCGAAATCTCTAAGCTTCAAGAAATGGGTAAACGTCGTCTTGCGTACGAGATCAATAAGTTCCGTGAAGGTTACTACGTTCTGATGAACTTCAAAGCGAACGCTGATGCTGTTGCGGAAGCTGAGCGTCTGATGAAAATCAACGACGACGTAATCCGCTTCATGTTCGTTCGTGATGAGAAGTAA